From one Lycium barbarum isolate Lr01 chromosome 6, ASM1917538v2, whole genome shotgun sequence genomic stretch:
- the LOC132598770 gene encoding probable protein phosphatase 2C 71 isoform X1 — protein sequence MADPLCKFFDTRSITGSQFFATYSSAQKPFLLLPLVSLHNPSLVRTRRRRRTKSLHIAFCSTPTSSNLDVLSTHEHSDGSVLFRFGDPSEVAKEDELEETILGVEEVERDNEGKFSVVKVFDGDNESEVIVQEVDREAKGQAVSVASESVVTNSKSNDCVERETGLSENFLEDSKDYIASISSVGIQDESENEVKIENAEHVEEILERKDDSEASVPPPENSIPSLEVEEEVKGQSSDESFEELDDDRTPLLSSPASMSEYSDSVNTTEVEESELEDGSSQLIENGGDKECPDYSTHLMENGEISTVIEAADDDMEIVQQTEQISENIDPVMEEPVESAPGENNVGNTETVVDEISPENADIKHLSMDAEDQCTEVLNFENDDKTELSNLSVETENQAAQDSTLKDSAETNVIEAMSVSPELEAEPILVEEVDQNLISESNENESPLPPDGSLPSLSLEAEREEDVANSEIMEVSGHEVIEDKSSEVLGNSKEATPSAAELILFSGTTLLQYPSKALTGGHEAYFVASGKWLGVADGVGSWSLEGSDPGVYAQELMQNSEFIVSQCDEDLINDPKQVLNLSVTATDSPGSSTVLIARFDGKALHVANIGDSGFIVLRNGSVYRKSSPMLHEFNLPIQIEKGDDPSPLLEEYKIELDEGDIIVTATDALFDNLYDQEIVSIVSRSLKADKSLQEIAEILATRVLEVGSSASGRSPFADAAQAAGYVGYTGGKRDDVVVIVSVVTKGNHVK from the exons ATGGCTGATCCTCTATGCAAGTTCTTTGACACTCGTTCTATAACAGGTTCCCAATTCTTTGCCACCTATTCTTCTGCCCAAAAGCCCTTCCTCTTACTCCCACTTGTTTCCCTTCACAACCCAAGTCTTGttagaacaagaagaagaagaagaacaaaatcaCTTCATATTGCATTCTGTTCCACACCCACTTCTTCAAATCTTGATGTCCTCTCCACTCATG AACATTCTGATGGCAGCGTACTGTTTCGGTTTGGGGACCCAAGCGAGGTAGCGAAAGAAGATGAATTGGAGGAAACCATTTTGGGGGTTGAAGAGGTGGAAAGGGATAATGAGGGGAAATTTAGTGTGGTGAAAGTTTTTGATGGTGATAATGAGAGTGAAGTCATTGTCCAGGAAGTAGATAGAGAAGCCAAAGGTCAGGCTGTGTCTGTGGCTTCTGAATCAGTAGTGACTAACAGCAAAAGTAATGATTGTGTGGAAAGAGAGACTGGATTGAGTGAAAATTTTCTGGAAGATTCCAAGGATTATATTGCTTCAATTTCAAGTGTAGGAATTCAAGATGAATCAGAAAATGAGGTCAAGATTGAGAATGCAGAACATGTTGAGGAGATTCTCGAAAGGAAAGATGATAGTGAAGCTTCAGTTCCACCTCCTGAGAATTCTATTCCTTCTTTGGAAGTTGAGGAAGAAGTGAAGGGTCAATCAAGTGATGAATCATTTGAAGAATTGGATGATGACAGAACACCTCTTTTAAGTTCACCTGCATCTATGtctgaatactctgactcggtaaaCACTACTGAAGTTGAAGAATCCGAGTTGGAAGATGGTTCAAGTCAATTGATAGAGAATGGTGGTGACAAGGAATGCCCTGATTATTCAACTCATTTGATGGAAAATGGTGAGATTTCAACTGTAATTGAGGCAGCGGATGATGATATGGAGATTGTCCAACAGACAGAACAAATATCTGAAAATATTGATCCTGTAATGGAAGAGCCCGTAGAGAGTGCTCCTGGGGAAAATAATGTGGGGAATACTGAAACTGTTGTTGACGAAATTAGTCCAGAGAATGCTGACATTAAGCATTTGTCTATGGATGCTGAAGACCAGTGTACCGAAGTCCTTAATTTCGAAAATGATGATAAAACCGAGCTGAGTAATTTGTCTGTAGAAACAGAGAATCAGGCTGCCCAAGATAGCACCTTAAAGGATAGTGCTGAGACTAATGTGATTGAAGCAATGTCTGTGTCTCCTGAGTTGGAGGCTGAACCAATTCTTGTTGAGGAAGTCGATCAAAACTTAATATCAGAGTCTAATGAAAACGAAAGTCCATTACCG CCAGATGGAAGTTTACCTAGCTTATCCTTGGAAGCGGAAAGAGAAGAAGATGTAGCAAACAGTGAGATCATGGAAGTGTCTGGTCATGAAGTGATTGAGGATAAATCTTCAGAAGTCTTAGGCAACAG CAAGGAAGCTACACCATCTGCAGCAGAACTAATTCTGTTTTCTGGTACTACTTTACTGCAATATCCATCCAAG GCATTGACAGGTGGACATGAAGCATACTTTGTTGCTTCTGGGAAGTGGTTAGGGGTAGCCGATGGAGTTGGTTCCTGGTCATTGGAAG GGAGTGATCCAGGAGTATATGCCCAGGAACTCATGCAAAATAGTGAATTCATTGTTTCTCAATGCGACGAGGATTTAATAAATGACCCTAAGCAAGTCCTTAATCTGAGTGTTACAGCAACAGATTCTCCTGGATCTTCAACAGTCTTGATTGCTCGTTTTGATGGAAAG GCTCTTCATGTGGCTAATATTGGAGACTCTGGATTTATCGTACTAAGGAATGGCAGTGTTTATAGGAAGTCATCACCCATGCTTCATGAATTCAATTTGCCCATACAAATTGAAAAAGGTGATGATCCATCTCCACTTCTGGAG GAATACAAGATAGAGTTAGATGAGGGGGACATCATTGTCACTGCAACTGATGCACTATTTGACAACTTATATGATCAAGAAATAGTGTCAATCGTCTCAAGGTCACTGAAAGCTGACAAAAGTCTTCAG gaaaTTGCGGAGATTTTGGCGACAAGGGTGCTAGAAGTGGGTAGTTCTGCTTCAGGGAGAAGTCCATTTGCTGATGCAGCTCAAGCAGCTGGATATGTTGGATATACTGGTGGGAAGCGCGATGATGTGGTTGTCATAGTATCAGTAGTTACAAAAGGTAACCATGTCAAATGA
- the LOC132598770 gene encoding probable protein phosphatase 2C 62 isoform X2 — protein sequence MADPLCKFFDTRSITGSQFFATYSSAQKPFLLLPLVSLHNPSLVRTRRRRRTKSLHIAFCSTPTSSNLDVLSTHEHSDGSVLFRFGDPSEVAKEDELEETILGVEEVERDNEGKFSVVKVFDGDNESEVIVQEVDREAKGQAVSVASESVVTNSKSNDCVERETGLSENFLEDSKDYIASISSVGIQDESENEVKIENAEHVEEILERKDDSEASVPPPENSIPSLEVEEEVKGQSSDESFEELDDDRTPLLSSPASMSEYSDSVNTTEVEESELEDGSSQLIENGGDKECPDYSTHLMENGEISTVIEAADDDMEIVQQTEQISENIDPVMEEPVESAPGENNVGNTETVVDEISPENADIKHLSMDAEDQCTEVLNFENDDKTELSNLSVETENQAAQDSTLKDSAETNVIEAMSVSPELEAEPILVEEVDQNLISESNENESPLPPDGSLPSLSLEAEREEDVANSEIMEVSGHEVIEDKSSEVLGNSKEATPSAAELILFSGTTLLQYPSKALTGGHEAYFVASGKWLGVADGVGSWSLEGSDPGVYAQELMQNSEFIVSQCDEDLINDPKQVLNLSVTATDSPGSSTVLIARFDGKALHVANIGDSGFIVLRNGSVYRKSSPMLHEFNLPIQIEKGIQDRVR from the exons ATGGCTGATCCTCTATGCAAGTTCTTTGACACTCGTTCTATAACAGGTTCCCAATTCTTTGCCACCTATTCTTCTGCCCAAAAGCCCTTCCTCTTACTCCCACTTGTTTCCCTTCACAACCCAAGTCTTGttagaacaagaagaagaagaagaacaaaatcaCTTCATATTGCATTCTGTTCCACACCCACTTCTTCAAATCTTGATGTCCTCTCCACTCATG AACATTCTGATGGCAGCGTACTGTTTCGGTTTGGGGACCCAAGCGAGGTAGCGAAAGAAGATGAATTGGAGGAAACCATTTTGGGGGTTGAAGAGGTGGAAAGGGATAATGAGGGGAAATTTAGTGTGGTGAAAGTTTTTGATGGTGATAATGAGAGTGAAGTCATTGTCCAGGAAGTAGATAGAGAAGCCAAAGGTCAGGCTGTGTCTGTGGCTTCTGAATCAGTAGTGACTAACAGCAAAAGTAATGATTGTGTGGAAAGAGAGACTGGATTGAGTGAAAATTTTCTGGAAGATTCCAAGGATTATATTGCTTCAATTTCAAGTGTAGGAATTCAAGATGAATCAGAAAATGAGGTCAAGATTGAGAATGCAGAACATGTTGAGGAGATTCTCGAAAGGAAAGATGATAGTGAAGCTTCAGTTCCACCTCCTGAGAATTCTATTCCTTCTTTGGAAGTTGAGGAAGAAGTGAAGGGTCAATCAAGTGATGAATCATTTGAAGAATTGGATGATGACAGAACACCTCTTTTAAGTTCACCTGCATCTATGtctgaatactctgactcggtaaaCACTACTGAAGTTGAAGAATCCGAGTTGGAAGATGGTTCAAGTCAATTGATAGAGAATGGTGGTGACAAGGAATGCCCTGATTATTCAACTCATTTGATGGAAAATGGTGAGATTTCAACTGTAATTGAGGCAGCGGATGATGATATGGAGATTGTCCAACAGACAGAACAAATATCTGAAAATATTGATCCTGTAATGGAAGAGCCCGTAGAGAGTGCTCCTGGGGAAAATAATGTGGGGAATACTGAAACTGTTGTTGACGAAATTAGTCCAGAGAATGCTGACATTAAGCATTTGTCTATGGATGCTGAAGACCAGTGTACCGAAGTCCTTAATTTCGAAAATGATGATAAAACCGAGCTGAGTAATTTGTCTGTAGAAACAGAGAATCAGGCTGCCCAAGATAGCACCTTAAAGGATAGTGCTGAGACTAATGTGATTGAAGCAATGTCTGTGTCTCCTGAGTTGGAGGCTGAACCAATTCTTGTTGAGGAAGTCGATCAAAACTTAATATCAGAGTCTAATGAAAACGAAAGTCCATTACCG CCAGATGGAAGTTTACCTAGCTTATCCTTGGAAGCGGAAAGAGAAGAAGATGTAGCAAACAGTGAGATCATGGAAGTGTCTGGTCATGAAGTGATTGAGGATAAATCTTCAGAAGTCTTAGGCAACAG CAAGGAAGCTACACCATCTGCAGCAGAACTAATTCTGTTTTCTGGTACTACTTTACTGCAATATCCATCCAAG GCATTGACAGGTGGACATGAAGCATACTTTGTTGCTTCTGGGAAGTGGTTAGGGGTAGCCGATGGAGTTGGTTCCTGGTCATTGGAAG GGAGTGATCCAGGAGTATATGCCCAGGAACTCATGCAAAATAGTGAATTCATTGTTTCTCAATGCGACGAGGATTTAATAAATGACCCTAAGCAAGTCCTTAATCTGAGTGTTACAGCAACAGATTCTCCTGGATCTTCAACAGTCTTGATTGCTCGTTTTGATGGAAAG GCTCTTCATGTGGCTAATATTGGAGACTCTGGATTTATCGTACTAAGGAATGGCAGTGTTTATAGGAAGTCATCACCCATGCTTCATGAATTCAATTTGCCCATACAAATTGAAAAAG GAATACAAGATAGAGTTAGATGA